The genomic region CCGTTTGCGTCACGACTCAGGAAGGATCTGCCGAAGGAATTAGTGTGCTAAGCAGCTGATACGTAACTGTTTGACCGTTTACGGCGTGGATGGTCGAGGCGGCACCCTGCTTGCTCTTTCCTGTTGCGTAACGACAATTTCGAAAGGAACAGAGAGAGACCAATGCAGAACCAAAAGGGCTTTACCCTCATCGAGCTTCTCATCGTCGTCGCGATCATCGGCATCATCGCGGCGATTGCGGTCCCCGGCCTGCTGCGAGCCCGAATCTCGGGTAACGAGGCCTCGGCCATCGGTTCGCTCCGCGCGATCAGCAGCGCGCAGTCGACGTTCGCGGCGAGCTGCGCCAACGGCCTGTATGCGCAGGGCCTGGATACGCTGGGCAGCGGCCCTGCGGGGGGTTCGGCGTTCATCAGCCCGGATCTGAGCTCGGGGACCACCGTCAGCAAGAGCGGCTACAGCGTCTCGATGAGCGGCACGGCTGCGACTGGGGCGACCGCCTGTAACGCAGCCACGGCGCTCGCCTCCGGCTATCACGCCTGGGCGAATCCGCTGTCGACGTCGACGGGCACCCGCTACTTCTTCACCAATACCACGGGCACGATCTGGCAGGGCACGGCGACGATGTCGAGCGGTAACGATGCCGCCTCACCGTCGGGCGGCGCGCCCATCCAGTAAGCAGTTCGGCGTTCACGGGAGGTCATCCCGAGGCAGGACGTCCGCATGAGCGGGCGTCCTGCCTTTTGCTTTTGGGCTCGACAATTTTCTGGCAGACGGAACTGACGATCTCTGTCACCCGCCGAAAAACGTCACCGCGCTCCGGTCCGGAAGGACTGCGCTAACACATTGTTATTGCGTCATTTAGGACGTAATGCCCACTTGAATCTCTGCCTGGCACTCCGGTTGCTCATCCATGGGCAACACGCGCAACGTTCCCGTTATCTGCGTGGTCATCAAAATTGAGGAGCAACACAATGAGAGTCCGTAGTCAGAAGGGTTTCACGCTCATCGAGCTGTTGATCGTCGTGGCGATCATCGGCATCATCGCGGCGATCGCGGTCCCCGGCCTGCTGCGGGCCCGCATCTCGGGTAACGAAGCATCGGCGATCGGATCACTTCGCGCGATCAGCAGCGCGCAGTCCACTTTCGCGGCGAGCTGCGCCAACGGCCTGTATGCGCAGGGCCTGGATACGCTGGGCAGCGGTCCTGCGGGCGGGTCGGCGTTCATCAGCCCCGATCTCAGCTCCGGCACCACGGTCAGCAAGAGCGGCTACAGCGTCTCGATGAGCGGCACGGCGGCGACCGGGGCGACGGCCTGTAACGCAGCCACGGCGCTCGCCTCCGGCTATCACGCCTGGGCGGATCCGCTCTCGACGTCGACGGGCACCCGCTACTTCTTCACCAACACGACCGGCACGATCTGGCAGGGCACGGCGTCGATGGGTGCCGGCGGCACCGACGCGGCGTCTCCGTCGGGCGGCGCGACGATCCAGTAGGATAAGGCCTGGAGCGGCCTTCACCGGAGGGCCGCTCCAGAGTCGAAGAGTCCCGCGGACCTGAGGGTCCGCATTTTTTTTGGCCGCGAACATGAGACTGCGCCGCTCGAACGGCTTCACGCTCGTCGAACTCCTCATCGTCGTCGCGATTATCGGTATCATTGCGGCGATTGCCGTGCCGGGACTGATGCGAGCGAGGATTTCGGGGAACGAGGCGTGGGCCATCGGATCGCTCCGCGCCGTCACCAGTGCCGAAGGTACCTTCTCGGCGAGCTGCGCCGCCGGCAAGTACGCGGCGGCGCTCGATATCCTCGGCTCAGGGCCGTCGGGGGGCGCGCCCTTCCTCAGTCCGGATCTGGCGCGGGCACCGGTCGTGACCAAGAGTGGGTACACGGTGACGCTGTCAGGCGCTACCCTCTCGGGATTGACGGCCTGTAACGGCGCGACCAATCTCGCCAGCGGATTCCACGTCTGGGCCGATCCGACGTCGACCAGCACCGGTACCCGGTATTTCTTCACGAACACGACCGGCACCGTGTGGCAGCTCACCGCGTCGGGATCCTCCGGGACCGACACGGGGGCTCCCTCAGGAGGCACCCCCATCCAGTGATCCGGCACGACACGCCGACGGCACAATCGGACGCCACGCCGGACGGACGCCGCGTCGCTTCCTCGCTCTCGTCTGCTTCCTGGCTTCCCGTCCTGCTGGTGCTCGTCGTCTCGACGCTGCCGGTGGCCGGCATGTTCACGCTGACGCGGGTCTTCTTCGTCCGCGACCTCGTCCTCTCCTTCCGCTCGCGCTTCTTCTTCCTCCGCCACGCCGTCTGGTCTGGGACGTTTCCGTTCTGGGATCCCTATGTCGCCAACGGGCAGCCGGCGGTCAACGATGCGCTGTATCAGCTGTTCCACCTGCCTTCGCTGCCGATCCGGCTGCTCCTGCCGGAGCTGGTCGCGTACAACTTGTGGGTGGGACTGCCGGTGCCGCTCGCCGGGCTTGGCATGTACGCGTTCCTGCGGCGGCAGTCGAGACCGTCGGCCGCGGCATTCGGCGCCGTCGCCTACGCCCTCTCGGGGACGATCGTCTCGTCGACCAACTTTCCGAATCTGTCGTGGTCGGTCGCGGCGGTGCCGTACGTGTTCTGGGCGCTCGAGCGGCTGATCGAACGCGGCACCGCGGCAGCGACGGCCCTGTTTGCGCTGATGATCGCGCTGCAGGCGCTCGCGGGAGAACCGGTCACGCTCGCCGCGACGCTGGTGATCGCCGGCGCCTACGCGGCGCTGCCTGAGGGGCGATGGCGGCGGCCGCAGATTGCGCTGCTCGCCGCGGCCGGCGAAGTGGCCGGCGTGCTGCTCGCCGCCGTTCAGTACGTCCCGCTGCTCGACGCCAGCCGTCACTCGCTGCGCGCGCTGGCGGTCGACGTGGACTTCTGGGCGTTTCATCCGCTGGCGCTCTTCGAGCTCGCCGTGCCGCACTTCTTCGGCGACTTCTTCCACTCGAACCTCCGCGAGACGGGATGGATGCTGGCGCTGAACAGCGGCCGCGATCCGTTCTACTACTCCATGTACATCGGCGTGCCGGTGGCGATGCTGGCCGCGGTGGCGGCGATCTCACGGCGTCCACGCACCATCTTCTGGACCGCCGTGATCGCGGCATGCGCGATTGCATCGCTCGGCCGCTTCACGCCGGTCTACCCGCTCCTGCGCGAGCTGATTCCGCCGCTGCGCAGCTTCCGGTTTCCGGTCAAGTACCTCTCGCTCAGCGCGTTCGGCATCGCCACGCTGGCGGCGTTCGCGTTCGAATGGCTGCTCGACCGCGACGTGCCGCGCCGTCCGCTGCGCGGCGTGCTGGTCGCGGCGTGCCTGCTCGCGGCGCTCGCCTATGGATTCGTCGCGTGGGTGCTGATCGCGCCGGCGCTGCCGATCCGCGCCTGCTTTGAACTCGCCCGGTGGGCGCACGTGCCCAACCCGATCCAGGGGGCGGAATTCGTCCTCTACCGCGCCCGGCCGCTGTTCTCGGCGTTGATGCTGAAACTGCTCTGCACCGCCTTCCTGCTCTGGGTGGCGGCTTCGGCGCGCCGCGAGTGGCGGCTGGCGCTGGGCGTGCTCGGCGCGATGGCGGTCGTCGATCTGCTCGGGTCGAACGCCGGCGTCAATCCCACCATCGACGCCCGGCTCATCGCCGCCCCTGCCTGGACCGAACAGATTCCGCACGATTCGCACGAACGCGTCTACGTCGGCGGCCGTCTCGAAGGCTACGTCAACACCACCGACGTCGACGCGCCCCGCTATGCGCGCTATCTCGACGAGTACGACGAGCTGACTCAGCGCTTTCTGATCATCAACCAGTTCCTGTTCAACCCTTCTGGGGCGGCGATCCGTGAATCGCTCTCCTTCGACCTGCCGGTGCTGTGGCCGACCGAGTTCGCCCGCGCCGGCGGCTGGTTCCAGATCGCGCCGAGAGCGGATCGGCTCCGCTATCTGCAGCGTGTCGGCACGCGGTTCGTCGTCCTGCCGACGCCGCCGTATCCAGGAGCGAAACCGCTGGCGCAGCTCGTCAGCGCGGAACAGGAACATCTCTACGACGCCTTCCCCGGTGCGCGACGCGCCTATGTCGTCGGCGACGCGCTGCTCGGGCCGAGCGTGGAGTGGCAGATCCAGGGGATGTTCCAGGAGCGTTTCGACCCGTCAACGGGTGTGCTGGTGAGCGACCGACCGCCGCCGCCGGCCGGTATGCCAGGCGCGCCGGTTCCCAAGTCGGCCGACTTCCTCGAAGACGGCCTCAACCGCGTCGTGATCCGCGCCGGCCTGCCGGGCGACGGCTATCTGGCGCTGCTCGACACCTACAATCCCGACTGGCGGGTAGCGGTGGACGGCACGCCGGCGCCGATGATTCGCGCCGACGGCTTGTTCCGCGCCGTTCACCTGACGCGCGGCTCACACGTCGTCTCCTTCACGTATCACCCGTCGGCGTTCTACCTGGGCGCGCAAATCAGCGCGGTCACCGCCCTGCTCCTGGGCCTGTCATGTCTGGTGGAGCGGCGCCGCCGGTGAAGCCATCCCGGTGGGCGTGGGGCGTACTCGCCGTCTCGCTTCTGCCGGTGTTCGGGCTGTGGACGACGTCGCGCATTTTCTATGTCCGCGACCTGTCGTTCTTCTTCTGGTCGCGTCACCTCTGGCTGCGCCACACGGTGTTCGGGGGCCACGCGCCCTGGTGGGATCCGTATGTGGCCGGGGGGCAGTCGGCGATCGCCGATGCGCTGAATCAGCTGATGATGCCCGTGACCGTCGCGGTGCGGCTGCTTCCCTCCGACGTCGTGTCCTTCAATCTCTGGATCGCGCTGCCGCTCCCGATCGCCGCGCTCGGGATGTTCGTGTTCCTGCGGCGCCGGTTCCAGCGCGCGGCGTCGCCGAACGACGCGGCAGCGGCATTCGGCGCCGTGGCGTTCGCGCTGTCGGGGCCCGTCGTGTCGATGCTCAACACGCCGAATCTCGCGTGGTCGGTGGCGCTCGTGCCATGGGTGCTCGCCGCGGAATCGTTCCCGGCGGTCGCGATCGCGTTCGGGCTGCAGGCACTCTGCGGCGAGCCGGTGACGTGGGCGGCCACCGGCGTGGTGGCGGCGGCCGCGACCCTGCAGCGGCGGCCCGCGCTCCCGTGTCTCGGGGGGCTCGTCCTCGGCGCGCTGCTCGCGGCGGTGCAGCTCGTGCCGACGATGGCCGCCAGCGTGAGCGCGCATCGGGCGGCCCTGGCCACCCCGGATTTCTGGTCCCTGCACCCGTTGTCCTTGTGGGAGGCGGCAGCGCCGCACCTCTTCGGCGACTACTACACCGCCTTCCTCGCCGATCTGCCGTGGATGGGCGCGCTCAACTTCGGCCGCGACCCCTTCTTCTATTCGCTATATGTGGGACCACTCGTGCTGCTGCTGGCGTGCGCGGGGGCGGCCGACTGGCGGCGCAACGGCTTCTGGATCGTCGTGGCCGTCGCGTTCACGATCGCCGCGCTCGGCGGCTACACTCCGCTCTATCCGCTGCTGCGCCGTCTCGTACCGCCGCTCATGTACTTCCGCTTCCCGGTGAAGTACATCGTGTTCGCGGTCTTTGCCGTCGCGGTGATGGCAGCCGACGGCTGGCGGGCTGGCACGAAGGGCGTCTGGCTGGCGGCGGCGATCGGTACGGCGCTTGTCGTCGCGACACTGGCGCTCTTGGCGCGGCCCGAGATGCTGCAGGCCCTGTGCTACCGGTTGGCCGTCGACACGCACCTGAAAGATGTGGACGCCGGCGTCCTGTTTCTGACCCGCGTGGCGCCGCCGCTCGCGCTGCGCGCCGGCGGGATGTGTCTTGCCGCCGCGGCCCTCACCGCGTTCGCCAGGCGCCGGCCCTACGCCTGGTGGCTGCTCGCTGCGGTCGCGGGCATGGATCTGCTCGTGACCAACGGCGGTCTGAACCCGACCCTGGAAGTGGCGCGCCTGACGCCGCCGGCCTGGTTTACCGGCGCCTCTGGCGTGGCGCGCGTCTATATTGGCGGCCGCGTGCGCGGCTACATGAACACCGGCGATCCCGACGCCGCGCCGACCTGGCAGATCCCCGCGGAAGCCAGCGCCGTGCAGGGGCGCATGGAGCTCAACGCCAACCTGCCGATGGCTCCCTCCGGATGGGGGGTGCGCGAAGCGCTTTCCTATGATCTCCCGTATCTGTGGCCGGCCGAGTACGAGGGTACGGTCCGCCGCTTCGAGCAGGCGTCGGCCGAGGAGCGGGATGCCTTTCTCCGGCGCTCAGGCGTCCGCTGGTGCGTGCTGCCGGTGGCCAATGACAACTACCCGGCCCAGGCGTCCTGGCGGGTCGTCGCCGACGTGTCTGATTGGAACATGCGCGTCTATGAGTGTCATCCCGATGCGGCGCGCGTGGCCTTTGCCGCTGAGCCGCGCGACCGGGAGGCGCTCTTCGACCCGCGGCTGCCCGACACGGACGGCGCCGGTGAAGCGCGTATCGTGGAGGACACGCCGTCGCGCGTGACGGTCGAGGCGGTCGTGTCGCGCGAATCTTTCCTGGTGCTGAGGGATTCCTACGCGGCCGACTGGCAGGCCGACGTCGACGGCCGGCCCGTCCCGATCGTGCGTACCGCGGCGATCTACCGCGCGGTGCCGCTGACCGCGGGCCGCCACACCGTGCGCTTCAGCTACCGGCCGCGCGCGCTGTTCGTCGGTCTTACCATGTCAGGGGTGGCGGTGATCGGTGTCGTCTCGGCATTCGTCGGGGCCCGGCGTCGCCGGCGCCAGGCGCCGGCGGGGGTCTCCTCAGATTCCGGCCGCAATCGCGGCTTCACGCTCATCGAGCTGATGATCGTGCTGGCGATCATCGGGGTGCTGCTGGCGATCGCCTTCAACGAATATCGTGGCATGCAGGCGCGCGGCAACGAGGCGTCGGCGCTGTCCTCGATGCGGTCGATTGCCTCCGCGCAGGCGCAGTTCTCGATGACCTGCGGCAACTTGAAATACGCCGCCACCTTGCCGGGGCTCGGGCAGCCATCGCCGGTGACCGGGGCGGCGTTCCTGAGCCCGGACCTGACCTCCGCGGAGACGATCGAGAAATCGGGCTACAGCCTGCATCTGGCGGGCAAGCCGCTCAACGACGCGCCGCCCGCCTGCAACGGCGCGGCGGTCGCCGATGGGTATGCCGCCACCGCGGATCCCCTGAAGCCTGGCGCCAGCGGGGCGGCGTTCTACGGGATCAACGCCGATCGCGTCCTCTACGTCGACGACGACAAGTCGTTTCGAGAGGACCTGGCCGAGTCGGGCGCCCCCTCCCACGGCCGCGAGCTGAAATAGGCTAAAATGACGCGGTTCCCATGACTCCGCTCGCCCGGA from Vicinamibacterales bacterium harbors:
- a CDS encoding prepilin-type N-terminal cleavage/methylation domain-containing protein → MRVRSQKGFTLIELLIVVAIIGIIAAIAVPGLLRARISGNEASAIGSLRAISSAQSTFAASCANGLYAQGLDTLGSGPAGGSAFISPDLSSGTTVSKSGYSVSMSGTAATGATACNAATALASGYHAWADPLSTSTGTRYFFTNTTGTIWQGTASMGAGGTDAASPSGGATIQ
- a CDS encoding prepilin-type N-terminal cleavage/methylation domain-containing protein, yielding MRLRRSNGFTLVELLIVVAIIGIIAAIAVPGLMRARISGNEAWAIGSLRAVTSAEGTFSASCAAGKYAAALDILGSGPSGGAPFLSPDLARAPVVTKSGYTVTLSGATLSGLTACNGATNLASGFHVWADPTSTSTGTRYFFTNTTGTVWQLTASGSSGTDTGAPSGGTPIQ
- a CDS encoding YfhO family protein; this translates as MIRHDTPTAQSDATPDGRRVASSLSSASWLPVLLVLVVSTLPVAGMFTLTRVFFVRDLVLSFRSRFFFLRHAVWSGTFPFWDPYVANGQPAVNDALYQLFHLPSLPIRLLLPELVAYNLWVGLPVPLAGLGMYAFLRRQSRPSAAAFGAVAYALSGTIVSSTNFPNLSWSVAAVPYVFWALERLIERGTAAATALFALMIALQALAGEPVTLAATLVIAGAYAALPEGRWRRPQIALLAAAGEVAGVLLAAVQYVPLLDASRHSLRALAVDVDFWAFHPLALFELAVPHFFGDFFHSNLRETGWMLALNSGRDPFYYSMYIGVPVAMLAAVAAISRRPRTIFWTAVIAACAIASLGRFTPVYPLLRELIPPLRSFRFPVKYLSLSAFGIATLAAFAFEWLLDRDVPRRPLRGVLVAACLLAALAYGFVAWVLIAPALPIRACFELARWAHVPNPIQGAEFVLYRARPLFSALMLKLLCTAFLLWVAASARREWRLALGVLGAMAVVDLLGSNAGVNPTIDARLIAAPAWTEQIPHDSHERVYVGGRLEGYVNTTDVDAPRYARYLDEYDELTQRFLIINQFLFNPSGAAIRESLSFDLPVLWPTEFARAGGWFQIAPRADRLRYLQRVGTRFVVLPTPPYPGAKPLAQLVSAEQEHLYDAFPGARRAYVVGDALLGPSVEWQIQGMFQERFDPSTGVLVSDRPPPPAGMPGAPVPKSADFLEDGLNRVVIRAGLPGDGYLALLDTYNPDWRVAVDGTPAPMIRADGLFRAVHLTRGSHVVSFTYHPSAFYLGAQISAVTALLLGLSCLVERRRR
- a CDS encoding prepilin-type N-terminal cleavage/methylation domain-containing protein translates to MQNQKGFTLIELLIVVAIIGIIAAIAVPGLLRARISGNEASAIGSLRAISSAQSTFAASCANGLYAQGLDTLGSGPAGGSAFISPDLSSGTTVSKSGYSVSMSGTAATGATACNAATALASGYHAWANPLSTSTGTRYFFTNTTGTIWQGTATMSSGNDAASPSGGAPIQ
- a CDS encoding YfhO family protein — its product is MSGGAAPPVKPSRWAWGVLAVSLLPVFGLWTTSRIFYVRDLSFFFWSRHLWLRHTVFGGHAPWWDPYVAGGQSAIADALNQLMMPVTVAVRLLPSDVVSFNLWIALPLPIAALGMFVFLRRRFQRAASPNDAAAAFGAVAFALSGPVVSMLNTPNLAWSVALVPWVLAAESFPAVAIAFGLQALCGEPVTWAATGVVAAAATLQRRPALPCLGGLVLGALLAAVQLVPTMAASVSAHRAALATPDFWSLHPLSLWEAAAPHLFGDYYTAFLADLPWMGALNFGRDPFFYSLYVGPLVLLLACAGAADWRRNGFWIVVAVAFTIAALGGYTPLYPLLRRLVPPLMYFRFPVKYIVFAVFAVAVMAADGWRAGTKGVWLAAAIGTALVVATLALLARPEMLQALCYRLAVDTHLKDVDAGVLFLTRVAPPLALRAGGMCLAAAALTAFARRRPYAWWLLAAVAGMDLLVTNGGLNPTLEVARLTPPAWFTGASGVARVYIGGRVRGYMNTGDPDAAPTWQIPAEASAVQGRMELNANLPMAPSGWGVREALSYDLPYLWPAEYEGTVRRFEQASAEERDAFLRRSGVRWCVLPVANDNYPAQASWRVVADVSDWNMRVYECHPDAARVAFAAEPRDREALFDPRLPDTDGAGEARIVEDTPSRVTVEAVVSRESFLVLRDSYAADWQADVDGRPVPIVRTAAIYRAVPLTAGRHTVRFSYRPRALFVGLTMSGVAVIGVVSAFVGARRRRRQAPAGVSSDSGRNRGFTLIELMIVLAIIGVLLAIAFNEYRGMQARGNEASALSSMRSIASAQAQFSMTCGNLKYAATLPGLGQPSPVTGAAFLSPDLTSAETIEKSGYSLHLAGKPLNDAPPACNGAAVADGYAATADPLKPGASGAAFYGINADRVLYVDDDKSFREDLAESGAPSHGRELK